CGATCCTCGCAGCGCTGCTGCAGCGCCGCGGACCGCTCGGCGCGGCGGAGAGATTCGCTGCTGCTGCAGGGGCGGGTCTGTTTCTGCTGCATCCTCTGGCAACGGAATCGGTGGCGTATATTTCCAGCCGCTCGGAACTGCTCTGCGCTTTCTTCTCCTATCTGGCATTCCTGCTTTTTCTCCGCTCGCCCGACGGTCAGACCATGACGTGGGGACGGGCGCTCGCAGTCACGCTTCTTCTTGGCCTGGGCGCCGTCAGCAAGGAGCCCGCCATCGCCATGGCGGCGATCTTCGCGTTCTTCGATCTCACGGATGGAGAATCCTTCTCGCCGAGGCCTCTTCTGCGCCGCTGGAAGCTCTACCTTCCCATGCTTGCCGCGGCCGGCGCGATCGGCTTTCGCCTCTTCCGCGTCCTTTCCCGGGAAGGCAGCGCCGGCGTTTCGGCGAAACATGCTCCGCTGGACTACCTGCTGACGCAGTTCGAGGTCGTCTGGCGCTATTTCGGCCTCGTCCTGTTTCCGCTCGGGCAGAACCTCGACCACCTCCACCCGATCGTCAGGGCGCCTGGAACATTTTCGGCCTGGCTTGGTTTCGCCGCGCTGGCAGCATTGCTTGCCGCCGCCTGGCGTTACCGCATCAGGTTCCCGCTGGCCTTTCTTGGGCTGATGTTCGTCCTCATCCTTCTGACGCCCACGTCTTCCATCGTGCCCATCGATGACGCCATGGCCGAGCGGCGCCTCTATCTCGGTTTCCCCGGTTTCTCGATGATCGCCGCGGAATTCCTGCGCCGCCTCCGTCCCTCCGTCGCCGTCCATGCGGCGGCGGGCGCAGCGCTTCTGATTCTTGCCATGCTGACCTGGAACCGGTCCGCGCTCTACCAGGCTGCCATCCCGATGTGGGAGAACTCCGTCGCCGCCAACCCGAAGAACCACCGCGCCTGGTTCCATCTCGCCTTCGCCTACTATGAAGATGGCCGCTGCGCCGACGCAATCCGGGCTTACGAAAAGGGCGCCGCCCTGAGCCCGAAACCCGATCCCACACTGCTGGCCGACTGGGCGCTTGCGCTGGAGTGCGAGGGACGGACCGGCGAAGCGGAGGCGCGGCTCCGCGAGGCCCTGGCGATCGAGCGCCATCCTCACACCCTGACGCTGCTGGGCCGCGTGCTGGCAAAGAAAGGAAACCTCGAGCAGGCGATGGAAACCCTGAACGAAGCTCTCCGCATCAACCCCTCCAACGCCAACGCCCTCGCCTACCGAGGCAATGTTTACCTGCTGCGCCATCAGCCGGAGCTGGCTCTGGCCGATTACGAAGCCGCGCTGCGCCTGCAGCCGGGCGATCCGGCGGCGATGAAAGGCAGGGAATCCGCGCTGCGCGCGCTGGGACGCAGCCGGTGACGCCATGCGCATCGGCATCAACGCCCTGTATCTGATCCCCGGAGGCGTCGGAGGCACGGAAACATATCTTCGAAATCTTGTTGCTGCGCTCGAGGCCCGGGCCGCTGGCCACGGGATCGTGGTCTTCACGAACCGCGAAACCGGTCCGCTTGGCGCCCGCTGCGCCGTGCAGCCCGTGCGGGCGCGCATCCGCCCCTGGCGCATCGCCTACGAGCAATGCCTCCTGCCCTTTGCGCTGGCCCGGCACGGCATCGATGTCGTGCTGAACCCCGGCTTCACCATGCCGCTTGCCGCCGCGATCCCTCAGGTGACGGTCTTTCATGACCTCCAGCATTTGCGGCATCCCGAGTATTTCCGCTGGTTCGATCTGCCGTTCTGGCGGCTGCTGCTTTGGGCCTCGGCGCGCCGTTCCACCCGGCTCATCGCGGTCAGCGAGGCCACCCGTCTGGATCTTCTGAAGTACTACGGGCGCGATGCTGCCGTCGTGCCTCATGGCGTGGAAGAGGAGTTCTTCGCGATCGCCGCCCGCCGCGAGCCGGGCGATTATCTCTTCTACCCTTCCACCACGCACCCGCACAAAAATCACACGCGGCTTCTGCGCGTCTTCGCCCGTCTCCGGCGGGACCATCCCGCGCTCAGGCTGGTGCTCACCGGCGTCCGGGGCTTCGCCGAGAGCAGCGTGCAGAGCGCCATCCGCGAGCTCGGTCTGGGAGAGGCGGTGGAGTGCCGCGGCTGGATTCCCAGGGAGGAACTGCTGGAACTGTACCGCTGCGCCCGCGGCTTCGTTTACCCGTCGCTGTTCGAGGGCTTCGGCATGCCGGTGCTCGAGGCGCTCGCCGCAGGCGTGCCCGCGGCTTGCAGCGATATCGAGCCGCTGCGCAGCCTCGCTTCCCGCCACGCACTCCTGTTCGATCCTGAGGACGACGAATCGATGCTGGAGGCACTGCGCCGGCTTCTGGCGGGCCAGGCGCCTCGGACCGGCAGCGAATACGCGCGCCGGTTCACGTGGGCGCGTGCGGCGGAACTCACGCTTCAGGTGCTCGAAGACGCCTACCGGAGGAAGTCCTCGAGCTGAAGCCGCGCGTCGGTCTTTTCGTCCCGGTATTTCACGATCACCGGCGTGTAGAGCGACAGGCCCCAATCTTTGCCTGCCCCTCGGGAGACAGCGCGGGAGCCGGCCACCACGACGGCTTCTTCCGGCACCACCAGCGGCTGATCGTCTTTCGCCGAATGAATCACGCCGCGCACCAGGTCATACAACGGCGTGGAGCGTGTCAGAATCACGCCCGCCGCCAGCACGGCGCGGCGCTTCACGATCGTCCCTTCGTACACCCCGCAGTTGCCGCCCAGCAGAACGTCATCCTCGATGATCACGGGCATCGCGCCGACGGGCTCCAGAACGCCGCCGATCTGCGCCGCCGCCGAGATATGGCATCGCGCCCCGACCTGCGCGCACGAACCGACAAGCGCGTGCGAATCGACCATCGTCCCGTCGCCGACCCACGCGCCGACATTGATGTACATCGGCGGCATGCAGGTGACGCCCCTGCCCAGGAACACGCCGTCGCGGATCGATGAGCCGCCGGGCACCACACGCACGCCGCTGTCCGCCGAAAGCCGCCGCACCGGATAGGTGGACTTGTCGAACCACGGCTGCCGCGCTGCGTCGATCGACATATCGACGATGGCTCCCATGCGGAAGCCAAGCAGAATGCCCTTCTTCACCCAGGCGTTGACGCGCCAGCCTGTCGGGCTCCCCGGGTCGGGCTCGGCGGCCCGGATGCGCCCGGCATTCAAAGCCTCCTTGAAAGCCGCGAACAGAGCATGGTGCTGCGCCGTGTATCGCTCCGGCGGATGATCAAACAATTCTTCAATCTTCTGTTGCATGGCTCCGTTCAGATCAGACCGCATTGCGACAGCACCTGCTCGATCCTCGCCATGCTGGCGGGAGACGGAGGCACAAGAGGCAGCCGCCAGACGGGCTCGATCAGCCCCATGCGCGCCAGCGCCGCCTTCACCGGAATCGGGTTGGACTCGATGAAATTCATCTCCATCAGCGCCAGCCACTGTTTCTGCAGCCGCCGCGCCCCGGCGAAGTCGCCGTCGAGACAGGCTTGCGCCAGGGCGCGCATTGGCCCGGGAATTTCGTTCGACGCGACGGAAATCACGCCGCGTCCGCCGAGCGCCGCCAGCGCCAGCGTGATCGAATCATCTCCGCTGAGCACGTCGAACCGCTCCGGGACGGTGGCGCAGATCTGCGCCATCTGCGCGATGTTGCCGCTGGCTTCCTTGACGCCCACGATGTTGCCGATCTCCGCCAGCCGCCGCAGCGTCGCCGGCTCGACGTTGACGCCCGTGCGCCCGGCGACGCTGTAGACCACAATGGGGAGCCTGGTCGCCGATGCGATCGCCCGGTAGTGCTGATACAGACC
This DNA window, taken from Bryobacteraceae bacterium, encodes the following:
- the dapD gene encoding 2,3,4,5-tetrahydropyridine-2,6-dicarboxylate N-succinyltransferase, whose protein sequence is MRSDLNGAMQQKIEELFDHPPERYTAQHHALFAAFKEALNAGRIRAAEPDPGSPTGWRVNAWVKKGILLGFRMGAIVDMSIDAARQPWFDKSTYPVRRLSADSGVRVVPGGSSIRDGVFLGRGVTCMPPMYINVGAWVGDGTMVDSHALVGSCAQVGARCHISAAAQIGGVLEPVGAMPVIIEDDVLLGGNCGVYEGTIVKRRAVLAAGVILTRSTPLYDLVRGVIHSAKDDQPLVVPEEAVVVAGSRAVSRGAGKDWGLSLYTPVIVKYRDEKTDARLQLEDFLR
- the dapA gene encoding 4-hydroxy-tetrahydrodipicolinate synthase; translated protein: MSQFIGCGTALVTPFRKDLSLDEEALRRLVRRQLEADIHFLVPCGTTGESPTLTRAEHLRVVEITLEEAKGRCPVLAGCGGYNTAEVIELARELEAMGADGLLSVTPYYNKPTQEGLYQHYRAIASATRLPIVVYSVAGRTGVNVEPATLRRLAEIGNIVGVKEASGNIAQMAQICATVPERFDVLSGDDSITLALAALGGRGVISVASNEIPGPMRALAQACLDGDFAGARRLQKQWLALMEMNFIESNPIPVKAALARMGLIEPVWRLPLVPPSPASMARIEQVLSQCGLI
- a CDS encoding glycosyl transferase family 1 translates to MRIGINALYLIPGGVGGTETYLRNLVAALEARAAGHGIVVFTNRETGPLGARCAVQPVRARIRPWRIAYEQCLLPFALARHGIDVVLNPGFTMPLAAAIPQVTVFHDLQHLRHPEYFRWFDLPFWRLLLWASARRSTRLIAVSEATRLDLLKYYGRDAAVVPHGVEEEFFAIAARREPGDYLFYPSTTHPHKNHTRLLRVFARLRRDHPALRLVLTGVRGFAESSVQSAIRELGLGEAVECRGWIPREELLELYRCARGFVYPSLFEGFGMPVLEALAAGVPAACSDIEPLRSLASRHALLFDPEDDESMLEALRRLLAGQAPRTGSEYARRFTWARAAELTLQVLEDAYRRKSSS